Proteins found in one Apostichopus japonicus isolate 1M-3 chromosome 16, ASM3797524v1, whole genome shotgun sequence genomic segment:
- the LOC139983716 gene encoding uncharacterized protein has translation MKYIHGHPVFIPRDEEKADSDHFTDEQTGEEDSYSSEKPNQCKKCYKSFSVQLLLKEHEKTHIQSSDRLHQCKTCGKCFSKSDNLRKHERIHSGERPYQCKVCEKAFRLMHHLRVHEVVHTAEKAFHCGICQKSFTQKNSLQRHEKSHSEERPFQCEICRRLSDTCTIYEYILIKHQQIHTGEKPFQSTKCPKCFFQKSDLTRHQKVHSLEKPYQCKLCDKAFKLSHHLKTHEKIHIGEKPHECLKCGKFFRRIYNLRSHEKVHTKKKQFKCETGGKTFCRSSNLEIHKRTHNAANSYSIKLNPAVFNEEEGWLEEDNITDKNDDRSPTRKDTLDNVNEDTLDRLDTIDNSSDDELDTTNNISQDTLDSLDSPNADKLDTSDNCSHGKLGTSSNDKEDRPSSLDNLNVDKLGKTDNDKDDGPSSLDNVNDDKLDTTDNLNHDMLDSRNNLNQDKLDSLDNHDDEKLDNTDNLIHDELGTTNSDKQDTLDSLDNVNDDKLDNTDK, from the exons ATGAAGTATATACATGGACATCCAGTCTTTATTCCCAGAGATGAAGAAAAAGCAGACAGCGATCATTTTACAGATGAACAAACTGGTGAAGAAGACAGTTACTCCTCGGAGAAACCAAATCAATGTAAAAAATGCTACAAATCTTTTAGTGTTCAACTTTTGTTGAAAGAACATGAGAAGACCCATATTCAGTCAAGTGATAGGCTGCATCAATGTAAAACATGTGGCAAGTGTTTCAGTAAAAGTGATAACTTGAGGAAGCACGAGAGAATTCACTCAGGAGAGAGACCGTATCAGTGCAAAGTCTGCGAGAAGGCTTTCCGTCTCATGCACCATTTGAGAGTACACGAAGTAGTTCACACTGCCGAGAAAGCATTTCATTGTGGGATCTGTCAGAAATCTTTCACCCAGAAGAACAGTCTACAGCGACATGAAAAGTCCCATTCAGAAGAGAGGCCATTTCAATGCGAAATTTGTCGAAGGCTTTCAGACACGTGCACCATTTACGAGTACAT TTTAATCAAACATCAGCAGATCCACACTGGCGAAAAACCATTTCAGTCTACCAAATGTCCGAAATGTTTCTTTCAAAAGTCAGATTTGACAAGGCACCAGAAAGTGCATTCTCTtgagaaaccttatcagtgtaaaTTATGTGACAAAGCATTTAAATTGTCTCATCACTTGAAAACCCACGAAAAAATTCACATTGGAGAGAAACCACATGAGTGCCTCAAATGTGGGAAGTTTTTTCGTCGGATCTACAACCTGAGATCACACGAAAAAGTTCACACTAAAAAGAAACAGTTTAAATGCGAAACTGGTGGAAAGACATTTTGTAGGAGTTCGAATTTAGAAATACACAAAAGGACTCATAATGCAGCAAATTCATATTCGATCAAGTTGAACCCTGCGGTATTTAACGAGGAAGAGGGTTGGTTAGAAGAGGATAATATAACTGACAAAAATGATGATCGTAGTCCTACAAGAAAGGACACATTGGACAATGTTAATGAAGACACTTTGGACAGGTTGGACACGATAGACAATTCAAGTGATGATGAGTTGGACACAACCAACAATATTAGCCAAGACACGTTAGACTCATTGGACAGTCCTAATGCTGACAAGTTGGACACCTCAGACAATTGCAGTCATGGAAAGTTGGGCACATCAAGCAATGATAAAGAAGATAGGCCTAGCTCTTTGGACAATCTTAATGTAGACAAGTTGGGCAAAACAGACAATGATAAAGATGATGGGCCAAGCTCTTTGGACAATGTTAATGATGACAAGTTGGACACTACTGACAATTTAAATCATGACATGTTGGACTCAAGAAACAATCTTAATCAAGACAAATTAGATTCATTGGACAATCATGATGATGAGAAGTTGGACAATACAGACAATTTAATTCATGACGAGTTGGGCACAACGAACAGTGATAAGCAAGACACGTTAGACTCATTGGACAATGTTAATGATGACAAGTTGGACAATACAGACAAATGA